The proteins below come from a single Onychomys torridus chromosome 18, mOncTor1.1, whole genome shotgun sequence genomic window:
- the Bak1 gene encoding bcl-2 homologous antagonist/killer isoform X1, with protein MASGQGPGPPREDCDDSPSEQQVARDTEEVFRSYVFHLHHREQETQGAAAPANPEMDNLLLEPNNVLGQVGRQLAIIGDDINRRYETEFQNLLEQLQPTAGNAYELFTKIASSLFKSGISWGRVVALLGFGYRLALYVYQRGLTGFLGQVTCFLADIILHHYIARWIAQRGGWVAALNLNLRRDPILCVMTILGVVLLGQYVVHRFFRS; from the exons TTCTG AGCAGCAGGTTGCCCGGGACACAGAGGAGGTCTTTCGAAGCTACGTTTTTCACCTCCACCATCGGGAACAAGAGACCCAGGGGGCGGCTGCCCCTGCCAACCCCGAGATGGACAACTTGCTTCTAGAACCCAACAA CGTCTTGGGTCAGGTGGGTCGGCAGCTTGCCATCATTGGAGATGACATTAACCGGAGATATGAAACCGAGTTCCAGAATTTACTGGAACAGCTCCAGCCCACAGCTGGGAACGCCTATGAACTCTTCACCAAGATTGCCTCCAG CCTATTTAAGAGTGGCATCAGCTGGGGTCGTGTGGTGGCTCTCCTGGGCTTTGGCTACCGCCTGGCCCTGTACGTCTACCAGCGTGGTTTGACCGGCTTCCTGGGCCAGGTGACCTGCTTTTTGGCTGATATCATACTGCACCATTATATTGCCAGATGGATTGCGCAGAGAGGCGGCTGG GTGGCAGCCCTGAATCTGAATTTGCGTAGAGACCCCATCCTGTGTGTAATGACAATTCTTGGTGTGGTTCTGTTGGGCcaatatgtggtacacagattcTTCAGATCATGA
- the Bak1 gene encoding bcl-2 homologous antagonist/killer isoform X2 — translation MASGQGPGPPREDCDDSPSEQQVARDTEEVFRSYVFHLHHREQETQGAAAPANPEMDNLLLEPNNVLGQVGRQLAIIGDDINRRYETEFQNLLEQLQPTAGNAYELFTKIASRPAATFTGNIPATCLPTLPLYTSSSRLMVLLAFSFHAVNPRLFLIGSQAKADFLTWTSCSTI, via the exons TTCTG AGCAGCAGGTTGCCCGGGACACAGAGGAGGTCTTTCGAAGCTACGTTTTTCACCTCCACCATCGGGAACAAGAGACCCAGGGGGCGGCTGCCCCTGCCAACCCCGAGATGGACAACTTGCTTCTAGAACCCAACAA CGTCTTGGGTCAGGTGGGTCGGCAGCTTGCCATCATTGGAGATGACATTAACCGGAGATATGAAACCGAGTTCCAGAATTTACTGGAACAGCTCCAGCCCACAGCTGGGAACGCCTATGAACTCTTCACCAAGATTGCCTCCAG GCCAGCAGCAACCTTCACAGGTAACATCCCCGCCACCTGTCTGCCCACCCTTCCCCTCTACACTAGCAGCAGCCGGCTCATGGTcctcttggctttttcctttcatgCTGTGAACCCCAGGCTCTTCCTGATTGGCAGCCAGGCCAAGGCAGACTTTCTGACCTGGACTAGCTGCTCAACCATTTAG